A single window of Athene noctua chromosome 1, bAthNoc1.hap1.1, whole genome shotgun sequence DNA harbors:
- the CCDC181 gene encoding coiled-coil domain-containing protein 181 isoform X1 — protein MSEKEDQGDPADMGDLTESAEYEDDFEKDLEWLINEEEKENLGEGENPEKDEEGIEAQIFKVVDNFEEDHEEMEENPDQLSEADRDVKVRPTNEESLESRSAIKQGDHVSDTDSESSIQESKLENQQELDEEEDEEIKRYILEKIEEANKLLENQAPVDQNRERKLKFKDKLVDLEVPPLEDAEICKTDLARGDDVSNRLSQLHISNEMGQESTSLLPRAGKDEENKDGKILVEKDGKFELLSLRDIESQGFLPPISVSFTDIETQQMSAKSSHYGAFGTVSRMKEVPPVRPGARSFSPGGEERVYFPKPPSNPKRRPNSAVNAARALGKRKAPQRAQSANVPVRSSTYCLSPRQKELRKQLEQRKEKLRKEEEERKKEQEEQKRRENEMVFKAWLQKKKEQVQEEKRIRRAKELEDLNSKERNRNPEEAFKLWLKKKHQEHMKEKQIEILRRQAEGIAFFPRTEECNRAFKEWLKRKREEKRAEELAAKERARQFRLEARRAKQMQNIHCISSETKSFRFTDHYS, from the exons ATGAGTGAAAAGGAAGACCAAGGAGATCCAGCAGATATGGGTGATTTAACAGAAAGTGCAGAATATGAGGATGATTTTGAAAAAGATCTCGAATGGCTaattaatgaagaagaaaaagaaaaccttggTGAAGGAGAG aatCCTGAAAAAGATGAAGAGGGTATAGAagcacagatttttaaagttgTGGACAACTTTGAGGAAGACCAtgaggaaatggaagaaaatccaGATCAGCTTTCAGAAGCAGATAGAGATGTGAAAGTGAGACCCACCAATGAAGAAAGTTTGGAATCCAGGTCTGCTATTAAACAGGGGGACCACGTATCTGATACTGACAGTGAAAGCTCTATCCAGGAATCCAAGCTGGAAAATCAGCAGGAACTGGatgaggaagaagatgaagaaataaaGCGTTACATCTTGGAAAAGATTGAAGAAGCCAACAAACTGCTGGAGAATCAGGCTCCTGTGGATCAAAACAGAGAACgaaaattaaaatttaaggaTAAATTGGTGGATCTTGAAGTTCCTCCTCTAGAAGATGCTGAAATTTGTAAAACTGACCTTGCAAGAGGAGACGATGTTTCAAACAGGCTATCTCAGTTGCATATTTCTAATGAAATGGGGCAGGAAAGCACATCACTTCTGCCACGTGCTGGCAAGGATGAGGAAAACAAGGATGGTAAAATCCTAGTGGAAAAAGATGGGAAGTTTGAACTCTTAAGTTTACGTGATATTGAAAGCCAGGGCTTTTTGCCCCCGATAAGTGTTTCTTTTACTGATATTGAAACTCAACAGATGTCTGCAAAATCTTCACACTACGGTGCTTTTGGCACTGTCTCTCGAATGAAGGAGGTACCTCCAGTAAGACCAGGAGCACGTTCTTTTTCTCCTGGTGGAGAAGAGCGTGTGTATTTCCCTAAGCCTCCGTCTAACCCGAAGCGTCGTCCGAATTCCGCTGTCAATGCTGCAAGAGCTCTGGGGAAACGGAAGGCTCCGCAGAGGGCACAGTCTGCAAATGTGCCTGTGAGAAGCTCTACTTACTGTCTTTCTCCCAGACAAAAAGAATTGCGGAAGCAGTTagaacaaaggaaggaaaaactgaGGAAAGAG gaagaagaaaggaaaaaggaacaagaagaacagaagagaagagagaacgAGATGGTTTTTAAAGCTTGgttacagaagaagaaagaacaagtgCAAGAAGAAAAGCGAATTCGTCGTGCAAAGGAGCTGGAAGACTTAAACAGCAAA gagaGGAACAGGAATCCAGAAGAAGCCTTCAAGTTATGGcttaaaaaaaagcatcaagaacacatgaaagaaaaacagatagaAATTTTGAGACGCCAAGCTGAAGGAATTGCCTTTTTTCCAAGAACAGAGGAATGCAACAGAGCCTTTAAAGA ATGgctaaaaagaaagagagaagaaaagcgAGCAGAAGAACTAGCTGCTAAAGAGAGAGCAAGGCAGTTTAGATTAGAAGCCAGAAGAGCAAAACAGATGCAGAACATCCACTGCATTAGTTCGGAGACGAAATCCTTTCGCTTCACAGACCATTATAGCTGA
- the CCDC181 gene encoding coiled-coil domain-containing protein 181 isoform X2 — protein sequence MSEKEDQGDPADMGDLTESAEYEDDFEKDLEWLINEEEKENLGEGENPEKDEEGIEAQIFKVVDNFEEDHEEMEENPDQLSEADRDVKVRPTNEESLESRSAIKQGDHVSDTDSESSIQESKLENQQELDEEEDEEIKRYILEKIEEANKLLENQAPVDQNRERKLKFKDKLVDLEVPPLEDAEICKTDLARGDDVSNRLSQLHISNEMGQESTSLLPRAGKDEENKDGKILVEKDGKFELLSLRDIESQGFLPPISVSFTDIETQQMSAKSSHYGAFGTVSRMKEVPPVRPGARSFSPGGEERVYFPKPPSNPKRRPNSAVNAARALGKRKAPQRAQSANVPVRSSTYCLSPRQKELRKQLEQRKEKLRKEEEERKKEQEEQKRRENEMVFKAWLQKKKEQVQEEKRIRRAKELEDLNSKRNRNPEEAFKLWLKKKHQEHMKEKQIEILRRQAEGIAFFPRTEECNRAFKEWLKRKREEKRAEELAAKERARQFRLEARRAKQMQNIHCISSETKSFRFTDHYS from the exons ATGAGTGAAAAGGAAGACCAAGGAGATCCAGCAGATATGGGTGATTTAACAGAAAGTGCAGAATATGAGGATGATTTTGAAAAAGATCTCGAATGGCTaattaatgaagaagaaaaagaaaaccttggTGAAGGAGAG aatCCTGAAAAAGATGAAGAGGGTATAGAagcacagatttttaaagttgTGGACAACTTTGAGGAAGACCAtgaggaaatggaagaaaatccaGATCAGCTTTCAGAAGCAGATAGAGATGTGAAAGTGAGACCCACCAATGAAGAAAGTTTGGAATCCAGGTCTGCTATTAAACAGGGGGACCACGTATCTGATACTGACAGTGAAAGCTCTATCCAGGAATCCAAGCTGGAAAATCAGCAGGAACTGGatgaggaagaagatgaagaaataaaGCGTTACATCTTGGAAAAGATTGAAGAAGCCAACAAACTGCTGGAGAATCAGGCTCCTGTGGATCAAAACAGAGAACgaaaattaaaatttaaggaTAAATTGGTGGATCTTGAAGTTCCTCCTCTAGAAGATGCTGAAATTTGTAAAACTGACCTTGCAAGAGGAGACGATGTTTCAAACAGGCTATCTCAGTTGCATATTTCTAATGAAATGGGGCAGGAAAGCACATCACTTCTGCCACGTGCTGGCAAGGATGAGGAAAACAAGGATGGTAAAATCCTAGTGGAAAAAGATGGGAAGTTTGAACTCTTAAGTTTACGTGATATTGAAAGCCAGGGCTTTTTGCCCCCGATAAGTGTTTCTTTTACTGATATTGAAACTCAACAGATGTCTGCAAAATCTTCACACTACGGTGCTTTTGGCACTGTCTCTCGAATGAAGGAGGTACCTCCAGTAAGACCAGGAGCACGTTCTTTTTCTCCTGGTGGAGAAGAGCGTGTGTATTTCCCTAAGCCTCCGTCTAACCCGAAGCGTCGTCCGAATTCCGCTGTCAATGCTGCAAGAGCTCTGGGGAAACGGAAGGCTCCGCAGAGGGCACAGTCTGCAAATGTGCCTGTGAGAAGCTCTACTTACTGTCTTTCTCCCAGACAAAAAGAATTGCGGAAGCAGTTagaacaaaggaaggaaaaactgaGGAAAGAG gaagaagaaaggaaaaaggaacaagaagaacagaagagaagagagaacgAGATGGTTTTTAAAGCTTGgttacagaagaagaaagaacaagtgCAAGAAGAAAAGCGAATTCGTCGTGCAAAGGAGCTGGAAGACTTAAACAGCAAA aGGAACAGGAATCCAGAAGAAGCCTTCAAGTTATGGcttaaaaaaaagcatcaagaacacatgaaagaaaaacagatagaAATTTTGAGACGCCAAGCTGAAGGAATTGCCTTTTTTCCAAGAACAGAGGAATGCAACAGAGCCTTTAAAGA ATGgctaaaaagaaagagagaagaaaagcgAGCAGAAGAACTAGCTGCTAAAGAGAGAGCAAGGCAGTTTAGATTAGAAGCCAGAAGAGCAAAACAGATGCAGAACATCCACTGCATTAGTTCGGAGACGAAATCCTTTCGCTTCACAGACCATTATAGCTGA